The following coding sequences are from one Microcoleus sp. AS-A8 window:
- the nadB gene encoding L-aspartate oxidase — MNSLSANSDHSELELNIPTHFDVLVVGAGAAGLYAALCLPSSMHVGLITKDTLSTGASDWAQGGIAAAIDPTDSPVLHIEDTMRAGAGLCDLDAVEFLVDQAPECIQSLVDLGVAFDRKENHLALTLEAAHSRPRVLHAADTTGRAVVSTLTAQVLARSNIKVLQQAFALSLWLNPQTGHCQGISLIYNGQLNWVRAGAVVLATGGGGQVFAQTTNPGVSTGDGVAIAWRAGAILRDLEFVQFHPTALTKVGAPHFLISEAVRGEGAHLVDIQGRRFTFDYHPDGELAPRDVVSRAIFSHLKQFPDQGEEGGNKSGVGHVYLDLRPIPTEQIRYRFPNIIQVCQHWGIDVFHNPIPVAPAAHYWMGGIATDLSNRTSIPGLYAIGETASTGVHGANRLASNSLLECIVFGAQLRRITPNELQLTTDELSIPHPPSPILHLAVTEWETQKDKIAEIRLNLQLLVWQSAGICRQQDVLENAIATLDRWRSEFTDLPLSQQLLNLPPLQAVRLDLPDADRQLRDWGETYNLLDVAYLILKSAIFRTESRGGHYRLDYSTANPNWQVHTLVQNNRWWKSPPIGER, encoded by the coding sequence TTGAATTCGCTTTCCGCCAATTCTGATCATTCTGAGCTTGAACTGAACATTCCCACTCACTTTGATGTTCTCGTCGTCGGTGCGGGTGCGGCTGGGCTTTATGCCGCGCTTTGCCTGCCATCTTCCATGCATGTGGGCTTAATTACAAAAGACACTTTATCTACAGGTGCCAGTGACTGGGCACAAGGGGGTATTGCTGCCGCCATTGACCCAACAGACTCGCCAGTACTACATATAGAAGATACGATGCGAGCCGGTGCGGGTCTTTGTGACCTGGATGCCGTGGAATTTTTGGTAGACCAGGCACCAGAGTGCATTCAATCGTTGGTCGATTTGGGCGTTGCCTTTGATCGCAAGGAGAATCACTTAGCTTTAACCTTGGAAGCGGCTCATTCTCGTCCCCGCGTGCTTCATGCCGCTGACACCACAGGTCGAGCCGTAGTCAGCACGCTCACAGCTCAAGTGCTGGCTCGAAGCAATATTAAAGTTTTACAACAAGCGTTTGCTTTGTCGTTATGGCTGAATCCGCAAACAGGCCATTGTCAGGGAATCAGCCTAATTTACAACGGTCAGCTCAATTGGGTCAGGGCGGGGGCTGTAGTATTGGCAACCGGCGGTGGCGGTCAGGTTTTTGCTCAGACGACCAATCCAGGAGTGAGTACAGGGGATGGGGTGGCGATCGCTTGGCGTGCTGGAGCCATTTTGCGTGACTTAGAATTTGTGCAATTTCACCCAACTGCCCTCACGAAAGTCGGTGCCCCCCACTTTCTGATCAGTGAAGCAGTACGAGGAGAAGGTGCTCACTTAGTGGATATCCAAGGACGGCGATTTACCTTTGACTACCACCCCGATGGAGAACTTGCGCCCAGAGATGTCGTCAGTCGCGCCATTTTTAGTCACTTAAAGCAATTTCCGGATCAAGGGGAAGAAGGGGGGAACAAAAGTGGAGTAGGTCATGTCTATTTAGACTTACGACCGATTCCCACGGAGCAAATTCGCTACCGATTTCCTAACATTATCCAAGTCTGTCAACATTGGGGAATTGATGTCTTTCATAACCCCATTCCTGTCGCACCGGCTGCTCATTACTGGATGGGGGGAATAGCGACGGATTTGAGCAACCGTACCTCAATTCCCGGTTTATATGCCATTGGAGAAACCGCCAGTACGGGTGTCCACGGGGCAAATCGTCTCGCCAGCAATTCACTTCTGGAATGTATCGTTTTTGGTGCTCAATTGCGGCGAATCACGCCTAACGAATTACAACTGACAACGGATGAACTCTCCATCCCTCATCCCCCATCCCCCATCCTCCATTTAGCTGTGACAGAGTGGGAAACTCAAAAAGACAAGATAGCCGAAATACGCCTCAATCTACAACTTTTAGTGTGGCAAAGTGCGGGGATTTGCCGCCAACAGGACGTTTTGGAGAATGCGATCGCGACGTTAGATCGTTGGCGTTCCGAATTTACGGATCTTCCCTTGAGCCAGCAGTTGTTAAATTTACCTCCCCTTCAGGCTGTTAGATTAGACTTACCGGATGCGGATCGGCAATTGCGGGATTGGGGAGAAACTTATAACCTACTCGATGTAGCTTACCTAATTCTTAAAAGCGCTATCTTCCGCACAGAAAGCCGAGGTGGACATTACCGACTGGACTACTCAACCGCTAATCCCAACTGGCAAGTTCATACCTTAGTGCAAAATAATCGATGGTGGAAATCCCCACCTATTGGGGAGAGATAA
- a CDS encoding cysteine synthase A: MDIKAGFVGTIGNTPLIRLESFSEQTGCEILGKAEFLNPGGSVKDRAALYIIKEAEEKGLLKPGGTVVEGTAGNTGIGLAHICNARGYKCLIIIPDTQSQEKMDALRTLGAEVRPVPAVPYSDPNNYVRLSGQVASEMENAIWANQFDNLANRQAHYETTGPEIWQQTNGKIDAWVTATGTGGTYAGVAMYLKEQNPNVKTVVADPMGSGLYSYVKTGEPKTEGNSITEGIGSSRITSNMQGAPADDAIRVDDHECVRVVYQLLQKDGLFLGGSSGINVAAAVALAKQMGPGHTIVTILCDGGGRYQSRLFNREWLASKGLSPD, translated from the coding sequence ATGGATATCAAAGCAGGGTTCGTCGGAACAATTGGCAACACACCACTGATTCGGTTAGAAAGTTTCAGTGAGCAAACCGGTTGCGAAATTTTAGGGAAAGCTGAGTTCCTCAATCCTGGCGGTTCCGTCAAAGACCGAGCGGCACTGTACATAATCAAAGAGGCTGAAGAAAAAGGCTTACTCAAGCCTGGGGGAACTGTTGTCGAAGGCACAGCCGGTAATACGGGCATTGGTCTGGCTCATATTTGTAATGCCAGAGGCTATAAGTGCTTGATTATTATTCCAGATACTCAATCCCAAGAGAAAATGGACGCCCTGAGGACACTGGGTGCCGAAGTTCGCCCTGTTCCTGCTGTACCCTACTCCGATCCCAATAATTACGTTAGGCTTTCTGGACAGGTAGCATCCGAGATGGAAAATGCCATCTGGGCGAATCAGTTTGATAATTTAGCCAATCGGCAAGCTCACTACGAAACCACGGGGCCAGAGATTTGGCAGCAAACCAATGGCAAGATTGATGCCTGGGTGACAGCTACCGGGACAGGCGGGACTTATGCGGGTGTGGCTATGTACTTGAAAGAGCAAAACCCCAACGTTAAAACGGTTGTTGCCGACCCGATGGGCAGTGGGCTGTACAGTTATGTCAAGACTGGCGAACCCAAGACGGAGGGGAATTCGATTACGGAGGGGATTGGTAGCAGTCGCATCACGTCGAATATGCAAGGTGCACCTGCTGATGATGCGATTCGAGTCGATGACCATGAGTGTGTGCGAGTTGTTTATCAATTGCTTCAAAAAGACGGACTTTTTTTAGGGGGTTCTTCGGGCATCAATGTGGCAGCCGCCGTCGCCCTTGCCAAACAAATGGGTCCAGGTCATACGATTGTTACTATCCTTTGTGATGGCGGGGGTCGTTACCAGTCTCGGCTATTCAATCGGGAATGGTTGGCGTCGAAAGGACTCTCACCGGATTAG
- a CDS encoding PAS domain S-box protein, whose translation MATKVVTFRLPDDLMEAITSQAQATGRPRTAVVVDALKQVFGVPSPKTVPTSNARLHQQQGVIGQEVGSLKQQPVELIRGTTLYSNSERQKEFEQSLSSGQALWDEVSSGQPNTSHSHECGVGVDVPDTREEVSPDLESPGSIPEEYEETLEQLSAKVEQRARMLEQVLSASVDHICMYDRLGRYTYANRAFMQSFQLERTDLYGQTWQQVGLPAEAMKTFEPKLQITLATGQSIAEEISLPTVNGVRDYEYILSPIHSTDGSIEAVVYTARDITERKQAEELLRESEKNYRNLFEWAHDSIFITDSSTNILWDVNEHAARRLGYTRKQILALPPEKYSPPMEPKHREAVLRQLWQTGHVVFEHVHNCKNGRQMPIEVSSRVIEYGGQLAIQSFVRDITVRKQAEERLSLYREIVAQSKEAIAILDLQGRYVEQNPAHRSLLGYSDEELRGRIANFHLEEDGYTRLIQELIKKGSYRGEVTSHTSNGELLTLELNAVVLRNEAGKPVWYLILPRVKQGSKAVNSPPVIPNT comes from the coding sequence ATGGCTACTAAGGTAGTGACCTTCAGGTTACCAGACGACCTTATGGAGGCGATTACCTCACAAGCTCAGGCAACTGGCAGACCCAGAACAGCCGTAGTTGTTGATGCACTTAAACAAGTGTTTGGCGTGCCCTCTCCCAAAACTGTGCCAACTTCAAATGCAAGACTTCACCAACAACAAGGGGTAATAGGTCAAGAAGTTGGCAGCTTGAAGCAGCAGCCAGTTGAGTTAATACGAGGCACGACGTTATACAGTAACTCAGAGCGTCAGAAGGAGTTTGAGCAGTCTTTATCGTCTGGTCAAGCATTATGGGATGAAGTCTCTTCAGGCCAACCGAATACCTCTCACTCTCACGAATGTGGTGTGGGAGTCGATGTGCCAGATACTCGTGAGGAAGTTAGCCCCGATCTAGAATCTCCCGGCAGTATTCCAGAGGAATATGAAGAAACCCTGGAACAATTGTCAGCGAAGGTTGAGCAGCGAGCGAGGATGCTAGAGCAGGTTCTCTCGGCCTCTGTCGATCATATCTGTATGTATGATCGGTTGGGACGATATACTTACGCGAACCGTGCCTTTATGCAGTCCTTCCAACTGGAGCGGACAGATCTTTATGGTCAGACTTGGCAGCAGGTTGGTTTACCCGCCGAGGCGATGAAGACGTTTGAGCCCAAATTGCAAATTACCTTGGCTACGGGACAATCCATCGCGGAGGAAATCAGCCTACCCACGGTTAATGGCGTTAGAGACTACGAGTACATTCTTAGCCCTATCCATAGCACGGACGGCAGCATTGAGGCTGTAGTTTATACCGCTAGAGATATTACAGAGCGCAAGCAGGCAGAAGAATTACTGCGAGAATCTGAAAAAAATTACCGAAATCTATTTGAATGGGCGCACGATTCCATCTTTATCACCGACTCTTCAACGAATATCCTGTGGGATGTCAATGAACATGCCGCACGTCGATTAGGCTATACCCGCAAACAGATTCTGGCTTTACCGCCGGAAAAATATAGTCCACCCATGGAACCGAAGCATCGGGAAGCTGTTTTGCGACAGTTGTGGCAAACGGGTCATGTCGTATTCGAGCATGTTCACAACTGCAAGAATGGCAGACAAATGCCCATTGAAGTCAGTAGTCGAGTGATTGAATATGGGGGTCAACTCGCGATTCAAAGCTTTGTCCGTGATATTACGGTACGCAAGCAAGCCGAGGAAAGGCTGAGTTTATATCGAGAGATCGTTGCTCAATCCAAGGAAGCGATCGCCATTCTCGATTTGCAGGGTCGTTATGTAGAACAAAATCCAGCACATCGTTCGCTTTTGGGATACTCGGATGAGGAACTTCGGGGTCGAATCGCTAACTTCCACCTAGAGGAAGATGGATACACTCGCCTGATTCAGGAACTCATCAAGAAGGGTAGTTATCGTGGCGAAGTGACCAGTCATACCTCTAACGGAGAGTTACTGACGTTGGAACTCAATGCGGTAGTTCTGCGAAACGAGGCGGGTAAACCCGTTTGGTATTTGATACTTCCTCGTGTGAAGCAAGGCTCGAAGGCGGTGAACTCGCCTCCTGTGATTCCAAATACCTGA
- a CDS encoding transposase, giving the protein MLALTSRYRIYPDATQKQQLIEWMEICRGAFNYALREMKDWCDSRKCLVDRCSLEKEYILPADLKFPGEIQQLNNLPRAKKEFPSLGEVPSQVLQQAIKQLHRGWEYFQNRGFGFPRFKKYGQFKSLLFPQFKENPVTNLHLKLPKIGAIPINLHRPIPSGFAVKQVRILRKADHWYASISLQCDIRIPAPTPHGHPIGVDVGLEKFLATSDGVLVKPPKFFKSLLIELKLLQRRLSRKQKRSKNYEKQRLKVARLHHRIDNTRKDFHYKQAHALCDAGDMVFMEDLDYRTSAKGMFGKHMLDAAFGQLRSIVKYVCWKRGKFFSEVDARGTSQQCPECGEEVKKDLSVRVHDCPHCGYKTDRDVAAGQNIRNRGIKLISTLGHSGMETACADELPGIEVTQSRQVSRSRKGKTRKPKK; this is encoded by the coding sequence ATGCTGGCACTTACTTCCCGTTACCGAATCTATCCAGATGCCACTCAAAAGCAACAACTCATTGAGTGGATGGAAATCTGTCGGGGTGCATTCAACTATGCATTGCGGGAGATGAAAGATTGGTGTGACAGTAGAAAGTGCTTGGTTGATAGATGCTCTTTGGAGAAGGAATATATCCTTCCTGCCGACTTGAAGTTTCCTGGCGAAATTCAACAGCTTAACAACTTGCCACGAGCTAAGAAGGAATTTCCTAGCCTGGGTGAAGTTCCCTCTCAGGTTCTTCAGCAAGCTATTAAGCAGTTGCATAGAGGTTGGGAGTATTTTCAAAACAGAGGATTTGGCTTTCCTCGATTCAAGAAATACGGGCAGTTTAAGTCGTTGTTGTTCCCTCAATTTAAAGAGAATCCAGTAACGAACTTGCACCTTAAGCTGCCAAAGATTGGAGCAATTCCAATCAACTTGCACAGACCTATTCCTTCTGGTTTTGCGGTCAAGCAAGTGCGAATCTTGAGAAAAGCAGATCATTGGTATGCATCTATCTCCTTGCAATGCGATATCAGGATTCCTGCTCCAACTCCTCATGGACATCCCATTGGGGTTGATGTGGGATTGGAGAAGTTTTTGGCAACCAGTGACGGCGTTCTCGTAAAGCCCCCCAAGTTCTTTAAGAGCCTGCTCATCGAGCTGAAATTGCTGCAACGCAGACTCTCTAGGAAACAGAAGAGGTCGAAAAACTACGAGAAACAACGCCTTAAAGTTGCTCGTCTTCACCACAGAATCGACAACACGAGGAAGGACTTTCATTACAAACAAGCTCATGCCCTCTGTGATGCTGGCGATATGGTGTTCATGGAAGACTTGGATTATCGCACCAGTGCTAAGGGGATGTTTGGAAAACATATGCTTGACGCTGCATTTGGACAGTTGAGAAGCATCGTTAAGTATGTGTGTTGGAAGAGAGGAAAGTTCTTCAGCGAGGTCGATGCGAGAGGGACTTCTCAACAGTGTCCTGAATGTGGGGAAGAAGTTAAAAAAGACCTGTCTGTCAGAGTTCATGATTGTCCTCATTGTGGATACAAAACCGATAGGGACGTAGCAGCAGGTCAAAATATCAGAAACCGAGGAATCAAATTAATTAGTACGCTGGGACACAGCGGAATGGAAACTGCCTGTGCAGACGAGCTACCGGGGATTGAGGTAACTCAATCTAGGCAAGTGTCGCGATCCCGTAAGGGAAAAACCAGGAAACCTAAGAAGTGA
- the ggt gene encoding gamma-glutamyltransferase: MTIASKLALRSGLLALSLGVAFLVTRVGLTQNSPQPEPSSDRIEREAVRTQKELAVSANPLASAVGRDILRRGGNAIDAAIAVQLVLGLVEPQSSGIGGGAFLVYYDRQTKQVHTYDGRETAPAAAKPDRFLATDGKPLQFYDAVVGGKSVGVPGTVRMLELAHQKHGKLPWAQLFQPAIRLAEQGFPLSPRLHTLLSKEQFIPRFEPARSYFYQANGQPKPVGTQLVNQPYAEVLRQIAKRGADAFYKGEIAGDIVATVTKATVPGDLTTADLAGYQAKERKPVCGVYRVYKICSMGSPSSGGLTVLQILGMLERFNLARVKPNSVEAIHLFSEAARLAYADRGLYMADADFVPVPTDELIDPEYLQRRAQLINPKRAMSEAKPGQLSSQKAQNWGQDDSREYPSTSHLSIVDRSGNAVAMTSSIEDAFGSRLMVRGFLLNNELTDFAFSPTVEGKPVANRVEPGKRPRSSMAPTMVFDRNGKLVMVVGSAGGSRIINYVAKALVGVLDWKLDSQQALSLPNFGNRNGPTELEKGTQIEQLKPALEAMGHTVQIVEQTSGSHAIVLTNQGLIGGADPRREGVALGD, from the coding sequence TTGACCATTGCATCTAAACTTGCCTTACGTTCTGGTCTGCTAGCCCTCAGCCTCGGTGTTGCTTTCCTGGTAACAAGGGTGGGGCTTACCCAAAACAGTCCTCAACCAGAGCCTTCGAGCGATCGTATCGAGCGCGAAGCTGTCCGTACACAGAAGGAGCTGGCGGTGTCAGCTAACCCGCTAGCCTCAGCCGTGGGTCGTGACATACTCCGTCGTGGGGGTAATGCCATTGATGCCGCGATCGCAGTTCAATTAGTACTGGGCTTAGTTGAGCCACAGTCCTCCGGGATTGGCGGCGGTGCGTTCCTCGTTTACTACGACCGTCAAACAAAACAAGTTCATACCTATGATGGTCGGGAAACAGCTCCTGCGGCGGCTAAACCCGATCGCTTTTTAGCGACGGATGGCAAACCGCTACAGTTTTACGACGCCGTCGTTGGAGGGAAATCGGTAGGCGTACCAGGGACAGTGAGGATGCTAGAACTGGCACACCAGAAACATGGCAAGTTACCCTGGGCGCAACTGTTTCAACCCGCTATCCGACTCGCTGAGCAAGGCTTTCCCCTCTCGCCACGCTTGCACACGCTGCTGAGCAAAGAACAGTTTATACCCCGCTTCGAGCCAGCCAGGAGTTACTTCTACCAAGCCAATGGTCAACCCAAGCCCGTCGGCACCCAACTGGTGAATCAGCCCTATGCCGAAGTATTGCGTCAAATCGCCAAACGCGGTGCGGACGCCTTTTACAAGGGCGAGATTGCTGGCGATATTGTGGCTACCGTGACAAAGGCAACTGTACCGGGCGACTTAACAACCGCTGACCTGGCAGGATATCAGGCAAAAGAACGCAAGCCGGTCTGTGGAGTTTACCGAGTTTATAAGATTTGCAGCATGGGTTCTCCGAGTTCTGGGGGTCTAACGGTGCTACAAATTCTGGGAATGCTCGAACGGTTTAATCTGGCTAGGGTGAAGCCGAACTCTGTCGAAGCCATCCACCTCTTCTCGGAAGCCGCACGGCTGGCTTATGCCGATCGCGGACTGTATATGGCTGATGCGGATTTCGTGCCAGTGCCAACGGACGAATTAATCGACCCAGAATACCTCCAGCGTCGCGCCCAACTCATTAATCCCAAGCGGGCGATGAGTGAAGCCAAACCGGGTCAGCTATCGTCACAGAAGGCACAAAATTGGGGGCAAGATGATTCGAGAGAGTATCCCTCTACCAGCCACCTCAGCATTGTCGATCGCTCCGGTAACGCGGTAGCCATGACAAGCAGCATTGAAGATGCCTTTGGTTCGAGGTTGATGGTGCGAGGCTTCTTACTCAACAACGAACTCACAGATTTTGCGTTTTCCCCGACAGTAGAGGGCAAGCCAGTTGCGAATCGCGTAGAACCGGGGAAGCGCCCTAGAAGTTCGATGGCTCCCACCATGGTATTTGACCGCAATGGCAAGCTAGTAATGGTGGTTGGTTCTGCTGGTGGCAGTCGCATTATCAACTACGTTGCCAAGGCACTGGTTGGGGTGCTGGACTGGAAACTCGATAGCCAGCAAGCCTTATCACTTCCTAATTTTGGCAACCGGAATGGGCCAACGGAACTGGAGAAGGGTACGCAGATTGAGCAACTCAAGCCTGCCTTAGAAGCCATGGGGCATACGGTGCAAATTGTAGAACAAACCAGTGGTTCGCACGCGATCGTATTGACAAATCAAGGGCTGATTGGTGGTGCCGATCCTCGCCGTGAGGGAGTAGCTTTAGGGGACTAA
- a CDS encoding (2Fe-2S) ferredoxin domain-containing protein, translated as MSDLVGNHSPESSRQVLICQGRSCRKLGAINVLTAFQHSRVTGITVIGSGCLGQCGNGPIVLVTPEQIWYSAVHPKEVPAVVERHLQGGCPIVSMLYPKYHSPAAQS; from the coding sequence TTGAGTGACTTAGTGGGTAATCACAGTCCAGAATCTTCGAGACAGGTACTTATCTGCCAGGGACGTAGCTGCCGTAAGCTAGGTGCTATAAACGTCCTAACAGCTTTTCAACACTCACGAGTGACGGGTATCACAGTAATAGGTAGTGGTTGTCTGGGACAATGCGGCAACGGGCCTATTGTACTGGTGACGCCTGAGCAAATTTGGTACAGTGCCGTCCACCCCAAAGAAGTGCCTGCGGTGGTCGAGCGACATCTCCAAGGAGGCTGTCCTATTGTGTCTATGCTCTACCCTAAGTATCATTCGCCTGCGGCGCAGTCTTGA
- a CDS encoding peroxiredoxin: MALRLGDTVPNFTQASSEGEINFYDWAGDSWVVLFSHPADFTPVCTTELGAVAKLKPEFDKRNVKVIALSVDDVESHKGWIGDINETQNTTVNYPILADPDKKVSDLYDMIHPNSLNNLTVRSVFIIDNQKKLRLTFTYPASTGRNFDEILRVIDSLQLTDHYSVATPANWIDGGDCVIVPTLKDPEVLKEKFPKGYEVVKPYLRMTPQPNK; this comes from the coding sequence ATGGCACTGCGACTCGGTGATACAGTACCCAACTTTACTCAAGCTTCTAGCGAAGGCGAGATTAACTTTTATGACTGGGCAGGCGACAGTTGGGTCGTGCTGTTTTCCCATCCCGCCGATTTTACTCCTGTTTGCACCACTGAATTAGGTGCTGTTGCCAAGCTTAAGCCGGAATTTGATAAACGCAACGTTAAGGTAATCGCTTTAAGTGTTGACGATGTTGAGTCCCACAAAGGCTGGATTGGAGACATCAACGAAACTCAGAATACCACAGTCAATTATCCGATCTTGGCTGACCCGGATAAAAAGGTCTCTGACCTCTATGACATGATCCATCCCAACTCGTTGAATAATTTAACAGTACGTTCTGTTTTCATCATTGACAATCAGAAGAAACTGCGACTGACATTCACCTACCCCGCGAGCACGGGACGTAACTTTGATGAAATCTTACGGGTGATTGACTCTTTACAGCTAACCGATCATTACAGCGTGGCAACTCCAGCTAACTGGATAGATGGCGGCGACTGCGTGATTGTCCCTACTCTCAAAGACCCAGAGGTACTCAAGGAGAAATTCCCCAAAGGCTATGAGGTCGTTAAGCCTTACCTGCGGATGACCCCCCAACCCAATAAGTAA
- a CDS encoding Uma2 family endonuclease: MSTLSSASTANPTETLSEESPEKKIWTDAEFIALPKDGHRYELVNGELIDMGNSGAKHGYVCSTLMILLGGYVRIQKLGAMFDSSTAFKMKSGNKRSPDISFVAKERLQGMEELPDGFLEGAPDLAVEILSPDNTVEEMHHKIVEYFENTARLVWVIHPSEH, translated from the coding sequence ATGTCTACTTTAAGCTCAGCCTCAACCGCAAACCCCACAGAAACCCTGTCTGAAGAATCTCCTGAGAAAAAAATCTGGACAGATGCCGAATTCATAGCGCTGCCCAAAGATGGGCATCGATACGAACTGGTTAACGGAGAACTCATCGATATGGGAAATTCGGGTGCAAAGCATGGCTATGTTTGTAGTACCTTGATGATTTTGCTAGGCGGATATGTCCGTATCCAAAAACTAGGGGCGATGTTCGACTCCAGCACTGCCTTCAAAATGAAATCCGGTAACAAACGCTCTCCCGATATTTCCTTTGTCGCTAAAGAACGACTACAAGGAATGGAAGAACTGCCTGATGGTTTCTTAGAGGGTGCCCCCGATTTAGCCGTAGAAATCCTTTCTCCCGACAATACTGTTGAAGAAATGCACCACAAAATTGTGGAATATTTCGAGAACACTGCTCGTCTGGTGTGGGTGATTCACCCCAGTGAGCATTAG
- the psbU gene encoding photosystem II complex extrinsic protein PsbU — MKKVVRIVALMSLLVACLGCFGLPQKAVASPLSSGYEAVLSNFNGQTPVLLAESSLRNLADDKLSTEFGKKIDLNNTHVRAFRKYPGMYPTLAGKIVQNAPYEKIEDVLDIPGLTDRQKELLQANFDNFTITDPSDVFVEGGDRFNPGVY; from the coding sequence ATGAAGAAAGTAGTTCGCATCGTAGCACTCATGAGCTTGCTAGTAGCCTGCTTAGGATGTTTCGGGCTACCTCAAAAGGCCGTGGCTTCGCCGCTGTCTTCGGGTTATGAGGCTGTGTTAAGTAATTTTAATGGGCAAACACCTGTATTGCTCGCTGAATCTTCACTGCGAAATCTGGCTGATGACAAGCTTTCCACTGAGTTTGGCAAAAAAATCGATTTGAACAATACCCATGTGCGAGCTTTTCGGAAGTATCCAGGGATGTACCCCACTCTGGCTGGAAAAATCGTTCAGAATGCTCCCTATGAAAAGATAGAGGATGTTTTGGATATTCCAGGGCTGACGGATCGCCAAAAAGAGCTACTGCAAGCTAATTTTGACAACTTTACGATCACTGATCCATCAGATGTGTTCGTAGAGGGTGGAGACCGCTTCAATCCTGGCGTTTACTAA